A window from Microcoleus sp. AS-A8 encodes these proteins:
- a CDS encoding sugar ABC transporter permease, with amino-acid sequence MKGVWKKQGVREAIAGYSFMAPTIIVMGIFVILPITYALFLAFNKVRILGDFSYRFIGLKNFIRMASDERVWIALKNTAEYVAIVVPIQTILALILALILNYPIKGKNFFRIIFFLPTVTSSAVLTLIFMWIYNSNGLLNNLLAFFHLPTYNWIGDPSVALKSIMLMNIWSTAPFYMVIYLAALQDIPESLYEAATLDGANRFDQFVSITLPLLRPVTFFIVVMGVIGTFQLFDQSYIFSAGSGGPNNSTLTVVLLIYQYAFKSLDMGYAAALALMLAGVIMLVTLIQRYFFKEEN; translated from the coding sequence ATGAAGGGGGTTTGGAAGAAGCAGGGTGTCAGAGAAGCGATCGCAGGCTACTCCTTTATGGCTCCAACGATTATCGTAATGGGTATTTTCGTGATTTTACCCATTACTTATGCCTTGTTTTTGGCCTTTAACAAAGTTCGTATATTAGGAGATTTTAGTTACCGTTTTATTGGCTTAAAAAACTTCATTCGCATGGCCTCAGATGAGCGGGTTTGGATTGCGTTAAAAAATACGGCTGAATATGTAGCTATTGTTGTTCCTATCCAAACCATTTTAGCTCTTATTTTAGCCTTAATTCTTAATTATCCTATCAAAGGCAAGAATTTTTTCCGGATTATCTTCTTTCTTCCTACGGTTACTTCGTCAGCCGTTTTAACTTTGATTTTTATGTGGATTTATAACTCTAATGGCTTACTCAATAACCTGCTTGCCTTTTTCCATCTACCGACTTACAACTGGATAGGCGACCCATCTGTTGCCCTAAAATCCATCATGTTAATGAATATTTGGTCAACGGCACCTTTTTATATGGTGATTTACTTAGCCGCCTTGCAAGATATCCCAGAGTCCCTTTATGAAGCAGCAACCCTTGATGGAGCAAACCGATTTGATCAGTTTGTTTCAATTACACTGCCCTTACTTCGACCTGTAACATTTTTTATTGTTGTGATGGGTGTGATCGGAACCTTTCAATTGTTTGACCAATCTTACATTTTCTCCGCTGGATCGGGGGGGCCGAATAACTCAACGTTAACGGTTGTACTTCTAATCTATCAATATGCTTTTAAGAGCTTGGATATGGGTTATGCCGCGGCCCTAGCTTTAATGCTAGCAGGTGTGATTATGCTCGTAACCCTGATTCAGCGTTATTTCTTTAAAGAAGAGAACTAA
- a CDS encoding carbohydrate ABC transporter permease: MKIFNRVRGLLYAGLILYAVITFLPFAWALSASFKPLSEIMAGGSQFIPHHFTWDNYRTIFFKEPLFGRWLINSIIVAAFITGFNLLFNSMAGYALARIRFPGNSFLFFLILAVLMVPGQITLIPSYLILKNLGWLNSYQGLIIPNVVNATFIFMMRQFFINFPKELEEAAALDGLNRWETFLSIVLPLAKPALAAQAIFIFMGAWNNFLMPLIILSDPEMFSLPLGLNTFKGQYISYWNYIMAASMVLTLPALVIYAFFNRYFIQGVTFTGSKE; the protein is encoded by the coding sequence ATGAAAATTTTTAACCGGGTCAGAGGATTGCTTTATGCCGGACTAATTTTGTACGCTGTTATTACCTTTTTACCTTTTGCCTGGGCACTCTCTGCTTCGTTCAAACCGCTGTCAGAAATCATGGCTGGCGGTAGTCAGTTTATTCCTCATCATTTTACTTGGGATAATTATAGAACTATCTTTTTTAAAGAGCCGTTATTCGGGCGCTGGTTAATTAATAGTATTATTGTTGCCGCTTTTATTACAGGATTTAATCTATTATTTAACTCCATGGCGGGCTATGCCTTGGCACGGATACGTTTTCCAGGGAATAGTTTTCTATTTTTTTTGATTCTGGCGGTTTTAATGGTTCCGGGTCAAATTACGTTGATTCCTAGCTATCTGATTCTGAAAAATTTGGGATGGCTCAATTCTTACCAAGGCTTAATTATTCCTAATGTTGTCAATGCTACCTTTATCTTTATGATGAGGCAATTTTTTATTAATTTCCCTAAAGAGTTGGAAGAAGCAGCCGCCCTAGATGGATTAAATCGCTGGGAAACTTTCTTATCCATTGTTTTGCCTTTAGCCAAACCCGCTTTAGCTGCACAAGCCATTTTTATTTTTATGGGGGCTTGGAATAATTTTTTAATGCCATTAATTATTTTATCTGACCCAGAAATGTTCTCTCTTCCTTTGGGATTGAACACATTTAAGGGTCAATATATTAGTTATTGGAACTATATTATGGCAGCTTCGATGGTTCTGACGCTGCCTGCATTAGTCATTTATGCATTTTTTAATCGCTATTTTATCCAAGGAGTTACCTTTACAGGAAGTAAAGAGTAG
- a CDS encoding mechanosensitive ion channel has translation MNRFLRFPSLVTLVARIAAVAIAIGCLLLIVPVLAQAQDQEPPAAAIVLDGRRLLEVSQSGRYSAQERADDANRVLQQKVKNAEPAVPVTINESQNLPIIKIDGAHLLTVTPEDAPPGRSAKEQAAIWAEHLEQAIKEAQEQRSPAYIRTAILLSVGSIFFAIACSYALGWIWHRWLQPRLPTEMTNSQDTHPRLNAELGVQIILAGIRLALLVFTVLYITDLFPHTRDLSRKITQTLVGSLVSKLIPLGNTSYSVLDVFILVGLFTGVVLVAGTTKKLLRTRVLRFTGLNRSAQETVAQVVTYGLIFLGTIVVLQLWGLDLSSLTIVASVVGVGIGLGLQGIAKEFISGLVLIFERPIRVGDFVNVGELMGTVERISVRSTELRTLDELSIIIPNSRFLEAEVVNWTHHSPVSRLKVPVGVAYGSNLTVVRSALIDAAKEHADVLAEPLPRVFFKGFGDNSLNFELLIWIAEPRQQFRIKSDIYFRIEAILRHRNVEMPFPQRDLHVRSGSLPLEVPPQVAESFALLSQNLAKWLEYQSTMGSRDNHNHNGTPDTEQFRNRR, from the coding sequence ATGAATCGCTTCTTACGCTTCCCGTCTCTAGTCACTCTAGTTGCCCGGATTGCTGCGGTGGCGATTGCCATCGGGTGTCTACTACTGATCGTCCCTGTTTTAGCTCAAGCTCAGGATCAAGAACCTCCTGCCGCTGCCATTGTTCTAGATGGACGGCGACTTTTGGAAGTGAGTCAATCTGGGCGATATAGCGCCCAAGAACGAGCCGATGATGCCAATCGCGTCCTCCAGCAGAAGGTTAAAAATGCTGAACCGGCAGTCCCGGTGACGATCAATGAAAGTCAAAATTTACCGATTATTAAAATCGATGGCGCTCACTTGCTGACGGTTACCCCTGAAGATGCGCCCCCTGGACGTTCAGCCAAGGAGCAAGCTGCCATTTGGGCGGAGCACTTAGAGCAGGCGATTAAGGAAGCACAAGAACAACGGAGTCCTGCCTATATCCGGACTGCCATCTTGCTTTCAGTGGGGTCAATTTTCTTCGCGATCGCTTGCAGTTATGCCTTGGGTTGGATTTGGCATCGTTGGCTACAGCCAAGGCTTCCTACGGAGATGACCAATTCACAAGATACTCATCCGCGCCTCAATGCAGAGCTTGGCGTGCAAATTATCCTCGCTGGCATCCGGCTGGCTCTGTTGGTCTTTACAGTTCTTTACATCACGGATTTATTTCCCCACACGCGGGACTTGAGCCGCAAGATTACCCAGACCCTGGTTGGAAGTTTAGTCTCGAAGCTGATTCCTCTAGGCAACACATCCTATTCAGTTTTAGATGTATTCATTCTGGTTGGGCTATTTACAGGTGTCGTGCTGGTGGCGGGAACGACCAAAAAGCTACTGCGAACGCGTGTCTTACGGTTTACGGGTTTAAATCGTTCCGCTCAAGAAACCGTCGCCCAAGTCGTCACCTATGGTCTGATTTTCCTCGGCACGATTGTTGTGCTGCAACTATGGGGACTGGACTTAAGTTCTCTCACCATCGTGGCTAGCGTCGTGGGTGTGGGGATTGGCTTGGGATTGCAGGGAATTGCCAAGGAATTTATCAGTGGGTTAGTACTGATTTTTGAGCGTCCCATTCGAGTGGGAGACTTTGTCAATGTGGGCGAATTGATGGGAACGGTGGAACGCATCAGCGTTCGCAGCACTGAACTTCGGACTCTCGATGAACTCTCGATCATCATTCCCAATTCCCGCTTTCTCGAAGCCGAAGTCGTCAACTGGACTCATCACAGTCCTGTATCGCGGTTAAAAGTACCCGTGGGTGTCGCTTATGGCTCGAACCTCACTGTAGTCCGCAGCGCTCTGATTGATGCCGCAAAAGAACATGCGGATGTGCTCGCTGAACCCCTTCCCAGAGTTTTCTTTAAGGGATTTGGTGATAACTCCCTGAATTTTGAGTTGTTAATTTGGATTGCCGAACCCCGTCAGCAGTTCCGGATTAAGAGTGACATCTACTTTCGCATTGAGGCGATTCTGCGCCATCGCAACGTGGAAATGCCCTTTCCTCAGCGAGATTTACATGTCCGTTCTGGCAGCTTGCCGTTAGAAGTCCCTCCCCAAGTAGCAGAATCCTTCGCCCTGCTCTCTCAGAATTTGGCTAAGTGGCTGGAATATCAGTCAACGATGGGAAGTCGGGACAATCATAACCATAACGGTAC